In Anguilla rostrata isolate EN2019 chromosome 1, ASM1855537v3, whole genome shotgun sequence, a genomic segment contains:
- the nacad gene encoding NAC-alpha domain-containing protein 1 isoform X1, translated as MPGEAAHRTVPSPGLPEAGQDSTGIPGPDMTRQASSSSASTPSDCASTPSPSTPSQLSPECTSPFGPRLPMAKHYSSARPQPEGASSDGGSDGRLGRLTGRFGRGSYRHGAIKMERIKVLTGTEVESDYKEPEAMDTRVVMGQEALLRNMEIQGGTLLQKKTGQEAHSLESKSGVPSPVLEEVKMGCSEKAKLDTGQEGPSVIHDECLTTKTEPEKDSAQLLTHPVLEPKAMLDIGLIDSCSSLGGEEGEELSQGEVPSLSFSEPSCMVDPQRVGVPSGMDPDLYYTAPSTPIKMAYCSHLKNQWYPSSQSPGPGSPTDESSDLPESEGLCSPPTSPSGSYITAEGGSWTSSYTSSTSPSCSPNLIAEAELQEAPACYVESLSEIGDELGEDRSSAEKDTCLYKADGLGLSETDVSFTEGIDAPKRGTCRPHWVTEETSPQRSSSGRSTSSQEGGGESEGSLEPLEEQEAVGLTEYVDPEQDVELDLNACVSEHFATLDAPLSPEEVISPDLVASFPFVHRLSAAADTGSLTPATCSSEVSDTDNNSLYGEMASSALLFPSREDSQGGDMMIPASMLPLHASLIFQADSMEITLFPTEDEPSNDVDAYAAGEEEGDVDEDEDEEEVEEEEEEEKAEGVVEEEGKVLEDLNEEDTSASFLNSLSETSINEGIDESFAFQDDTEESIDSASYNGEEDERLYSTERHAELAQQFPGPDDPAEPAVPQQQDSSNSGSGSESEMEISSESSDANHGPNKISTADNVSSPAVSPPTHPAAHTSKGETSVVTEEVRMPQQAELEITERCTEPKAGIAQESVDETFMPPSLEGALQLALPARANEDPVTGELIKHSEDSASKLSTCLSGAATATGGEHPDLVAELADQKNGNSVDNADPSLSLDETATNDLNKGVPLLSHPKEDCCNPSNIPISTSPEASSEVLENLAVKTTDVTTLGSSLNQDNLAEDQPCTDDINLCPHNAPCSAYSVLAISPKKENSDTKASEAEPSSRDWESEVPLSLRECHGYDSESLLLCEIAGPLGTEATAICPNIASGGGALADQDDNISCDNLLLESSETEGGMLKSNLTNWKSIEEISEAGGGEDGSSHFAEDEDNNLQDQDDSPTRQHEEAGTWNDSESAGPLLSSTGPPKCLQFNILSEADNKVTKNRNPIMEQDCVNIPEESVSNVSIVEEIPHHEAAVVSSDGLHKEGVTQQIKKPQPVSPADLKTNSSALEGAKTQMDSTHKSNGTAYVEGKTSPTVDKSLCKNETVAQSKAGAIGHKGTISLLGGSFGTFNPRKTSNISRSERPLVNSPSPRKDSVVKSQDQEAVSEATVLTSVELHTDVNTEKQTENHKGIAFDKHTDEPKTIEAFKEQEWTKTKEDSHMSREGNTEDVELTVPLKETVMESLKLAVKGHKLPDVMEESTLPETEREEKGKDDKLTCQGEQETSENATESSVDKKPKQPDALTSHSPITANKTLREQDFVSENSKEEASSGKSICKVMSPEKSHISVNEVVSEAQHNVATQQWKDVRLSPSVASDESVSQENQDLINTLSPVVSKQSENELNQDKTATQSPSPSAACEAESKQTVLVKEEVLDSSTLQKRHPARSAGDINDNHVESNLTSSAEQSQSYPLGGSMSPPSEELSLPIQESLAAVNPAQSLPEPPTKPDPMHSCTDIPTLLTSHSLSQPLQETAPVPEQPPSAPVQDTQHQADRQPSLSLKQHAQEKLRGGTEEEAETSSTESPRGPPTRSGEVSGPKGGRQRGSLHTESSSSSERETPSSPAQVLSPTPHTSVCAEPRPPERQEPLSQSPVSYRHKAAPEVDLSFKNKVGSCNESDSDGSVPELEEPESPLLRATDTQSQLSHSAPPGDESMNKAKQSRSEKKARKAMSKLGLRQIQGVTRITIRKSKNILFVITRPDVFKSPASDIYIVFGEAKIEDLSQQVHKAAAEKFKVPLEPSPLIPESTPSLSIKEESEEEEEEVDEAGLELRDIELVMAQANVSRGKAVRALRHNKNDIVNAIMELTM; from the exons aCATGACCAGACAAGCTTCCAGCTCTTCTGCCTCTACTCCCAGTGACTGTGCATCCACTCCCTCCCCTAGCACCCCATCACAGCTCTCCCCAGAATGCACCTCTCCATTTGGCCCACGGTTACCCATGGCCAAACACTACAGTTCAGCAAGACCCCAGCCAGAAGGGGCCAGCAGCGATGGAGGCTCAGACGGCCGACTTGGACGGCTCACTGGCAGGTTTGGTCGAGGGTCTTACAGGCATGGGGCCATCAAGATGGAAAGGATCAAGGTGCTGACAGGGACTGAAGTGGAGAGTGACTACAAGGAGCCAGAGGCCATGGACACAAGGGTGGTGATGGGCCAGGAGGCTCTTCTAAGGAATATGGAGATCCAGGGGGGGACacttttgcagaaaaaaactggGCAGGAAGCCCACAGTCTGGAAAGCAAATCCGGGGTGCCATCCCCTGTCCTGGAGGAGGTTAAGATGGGATGTTCTGAGAAAGCAAAGCTGGACACCGGCCAAGAGGGTCCGTCTGTCATACACGATGAGTGCCTGACTACTAAAACGGAGCCAGAGAAAGATTCTGCACAGCTCCTCACCCATCCTGTCCTGGAACCCAAAGCAATGTTGGATATTGGACTGATTGACAGCTGCAGCTCCTTGGGAGGGGAAGAAGGGGAGGAGCTATCTCAGGGTGAAGTGCCTTCCTTGTCCTTTTCTGAGCCCTCCTGTATGGTCGACCCCCAACGAGTGGGGGTACCCTCAGGTATGGACCCAGACCTCTACTACACTGCTCCCTCCACTCCCATTAAGATGGCCTATTGCTCACACCTTAAGAACCAGTGGTACCCCAGCTCACAAAGTCCAGGACCAGGCTCCCCAACTGATGAGTCCTCTGACCTTCCTGAAAGTGAAGGTTTGTGCTCTCCCCCCACTTCCCCTTCAGGCTCGTACATCACAGCTGAGGGAGGCAGCTGGACCTCCTCCTACACATCCAGCACCTCTCCATCCTGCTCCCCAAACCTCATTGCTGAGGCAGAGCTGCAGGAGGCACCTGCTTGCTATGTTGAGTCCCTCTCCGAGATTGGGGATGAGCTTGGCGAGGACAGGAGCAGTGCCGAGAAGGACACATGCCTTTACAAGGctgatggtctggggctgtcAGAAACAGATGTTTCTTTTACAGAAGGCATCGATGCACCTAAGAGGGGGACCTGCCGACCCCACTGGGTAACCGAAGAAACGTCTCCCCAGAGGAGTAGCAGTGGGAGGAGCACTTCATCCCAGGAAGGAGGAGGTGAGTCTGAGGGGTCCCTGGAGCCGCTGGAGGAGCAAGAGGCTGTTGGGCTAACAGAATATGTGGATCCAGAGCAGGACGTGGAGCTAGATTTGAATGCCTGCGTCTCTGAACATTTTGCCACCCTGGATGCCCCCCTCAGCCCAGAGGAGGTAATTTCCCCAGACCTAGTGGCCTCATTCCCATTTGTTCATCGCCTGTCTGCAGCCGCAGACACAGGCAGCCTGACCCCAGCCACATGCTCCTCTGAAGTATCAGACACAGACAACAACAGCCTCTATGGTGAGATGGCCTCCTCTGCCCTGCTGTTCCCATCTCGAGAGGATAGCCAAGGTGGTGACATGATGATACCAGCCTCTATGCTTCCTTTGCATGCAAGTCTCATCTTCCAAGCTGACTCCATGGAGATTACATTGTTCCCCACAGAGGATGAACCCAGTAATGATGTGGATGCTTATGCagctggagaggaggaaggggacgtggatgaagatgaagatgaagaggaggtggaggaggaggaggaagaagagaaggcAGAAGGAGTAGTGGAAGAAGAAGGGAAAGTTTTAGAGGACCTCAACGAAGAAGACACATCTGCGTCCTTCTTAAACTCTCTCTCTGAGACCTCCATTAATGAGGGCATAGATGAGTCCTTTGCCTTCCAGGATGACACAGAGGAATCAATTGATTCTGCCTCTTACAATGGCGAGGAAGATGAGAggctatacagcacagagaggcatgCTGAACTGGCTCAACAGTTTCCTGGGCCAGATGACCCAGCGGAACCTGCAGTTCCACAGCAGCAGGATTCCTCCAACTCAGGAAGTGGAAGTGAAAGTGAGATGGAGATCTCCTCTGAGTCGTCTGATGCAAATCATGGACCTAACAAGATTTCAACAGCTGACAATGTTAGCTCACCTGCAGTGAGTCCTCCTACACATCCAGCAGCACATACGAGTAAGGGTGAAACATCAGTTGTTACAGAAGAAGTCCGAATGCCTCAACAAGCTGAACTGGAGATCACTGAGAGGTGCACAGAACCTAAGGCTGGCATAGCACAGGAATCAGTTGATGAAACATTCATGCCACCTTCCCTGGAAGGTGCTTTGCAGCTGGCATTACCTGCCAGAGCAAATGAAGATCCAGTTACTGGGGAACTGATCAAACATTCTGAAGACAGTGCAAGCAAACTCTCCACTTGCCTGAGTGGAGCAGCCACAGCAACAGGGGGTGAGCATCCGGATCTTGTTGCAGAACTTGCAGAtcagaaaaatggcaacagcGTGGACAATGCCGACCCCTCACTGAGCCTAGATGAGACAGCCACCAATGATCTGAATAAAGGTGTACCACTGCTTTCACACCCCAAAGAAGACTGCTGCAACCCCAGCAACATACCCATCTCCACCAGCCCTGAGGCTTCCTCTGAGGTGCTGGAAAACTTGGCTGTCAAAACCACAGATGTCACAACCTTGGGATCATCTCTGAACCAGGATAACCTGGCTGAGGATCAGCCCTGCACAGATGACATAAACTTGTGCCCTCACAATGCACCATGTTCTGCCTATAGTGTGCTGGCCATTTcaccaaagaaagaaaactctGATACAAAGGCCTCAGAGGCTGAACCTTCTTCCAGAGATTGGGAATCAGAAGTGCCTCTGTCCTTGAGAGAATGTCATGGCTATGATTCAGAGAGCTTGCTGTTGTGCGAGATAGCTGGTCCATTGGGCACTGAAGCCACCGCCATTTGCCCCAACATTGCTTCGGGAGGTGGTGCCTTAGCGGACCAGGATGATAACATAAGCTGTGACAATTTGCTCTTGGAATCATCAGAAACAGAGGGAGGTATGCTTAAGTCCAATCTAACAAACTGGAAATCCATAGAAGAGATTTCAGAGGCAGGCGGAGGGGAGGATGGAAGCTCTCATTTTGCTGAGGATGAAGACAACAACCTTCAGGATCAGGATGATAGTCCAACTAGACAGCATGAAGAAGCAGGCACATGGAATGACTCAGAAAGTGCCGGTCCACTGTTAAGTTCCACAGGACCACCAAAATGTCTCCAGTTCAACATCCTTTCCGAAGCTGATAACAAGGTTACCAAAAATCGAAATCCAATTATGGAACAAGATTGTGTGAACATCCCTGAAGAATCTGTATCAAATGTATCTATAGTGGAGGAGATACCACATCATGAGGCCGCTGTTGTAAGCTCTGATGGGTTGCATAAGGAAGGTGTCACTCAACAAATTAAGAAACCACAGCCTGTATCCCctgcagatttaaaaacaaatagcaGTGCGCTAGAAGGAGCTAAGACCCAAATGGATAGTACACACAAGTCAAATGGTACGGCTTATGTTGAGGGGAAAACGTCTCCAACTGTAGACAAATCCCTCTGTAAGAATGAAACTGTAGCACAGAGTAAAGCTGGCGCCATTGGACACAAGGGTACAATTTCTTTACTAGGGGGATCTTTTGGCACATTCAACCCTAGAAAAACGTCCAACATCTCCAGGTCAGAAAGACCTCTGGTAAATAGTCCTTCACCAAGAAAAGATTCAGTGGTGAAAAGCCAGGACCAAGAGGCTGTATCAGAGGCAACAGTGTTGACAAGTGTAGAACTACACACTGATGTTAACACTGAGAAACAAACTGAGAACCACAAAGGTATAGCATTTGACAAACATACTGATGAACCAAAGACTATTGAAGCCTTTAAGGAACAAGAGTGGACAAAGACTAAGGAGGATTCTCATATGTCAAGGGAAGGGAACACTGAAGACGTTGAACTAACAGTCCCTCTAAAGGAGACAGTTATGGAAAGCTTGAAATTGGCAGTGAAAGGGCACAAACTGCCGGATGTTATGGAGGAGTCAACATtacctgagacagagagggaagaaaaagggaaagatgACAAATTGACTTGTCAGGGTGAGCAAGAAACCTCTGAAAATGCAACAGAGAGTTCTGTTGACAAAAAACCAAAGCAACCTGATGCACTTACAAGTCATTCTCCTATCACTGCAAACAAGACACTGAGAGAACAAGATTTTGTCTCAGAAAACTCCAAGGAAGAGGCTTCATCCGGAAAGAGCATCTGCAAGGTAATGTCACCTGAGAAGAGCCACATATCTGTGAATGAGGTTGTCTCAGAGGCGCAACACAATGTGGCAACTCAACAGTGGAAAGATGTAAGGCTGAGTCCATCTGTTGCATCAGATGAAAGTGTGAGTCAAGAGAATCAAGACCTTATCAACACCTTAAGTCCTGTTGTGTCAAAGCAAAGTGAAAATGAGCTGAATCAAGACAAAACTGCCACCCAAAGTCCAAGTCCCTCTGCTGCCTGTGAGGCTGAGAGCAAGCAGACTGTGTTAGTGAAGGAAGAGGTCCTTGACAGCAGCACTTTACAGAAAAGGCACCCAGCACGTAGTGCTGGAGACATCAATGACAACCACGTTGAAAGCAATCTGACGTCCAGTGCAGAGCAAAGCCAGTCCTACCCCCTGGGAGGCTCCATGAGTCCACCCAGTGAGGAGCTTTCCCTCCCCATCCAGGAGTCCCTGGCTGCAGTCAATCCCGCACAATCCCTTCCTGAGCCACCCACTAAACCAGACCCTATGCACAGCTGCACTGATATCCCTACACTCCTCACATCCCATAGCCTGTCACAGCCCCTCCAGGAGACTGCACCAGTGCCCGAGCAGCCACCCTCAGCACCAGTCCAGGATACACAGCATCAAGCAGACAGGCAACCTTCGCTGTCACTGAAGCAGCATGCACAGGAGAAGCTGAGAG GAGGCACAGAAGAGGAGGCTGAGACCAGTAGCACAGAGTCACCACGCGGGCCGCCGACCCGGTCCGGAGAAGTTTCAGGGCCCAAGGGTGGCCGCCAAAGGGGTTCCTTGCACACCGAATCCAGCTCCtccagcgagagagagactcctTCTTCGCCCGCACAGGTTCTCAGCCCCACTCCCCATACCTCTGTGTGTGCGGAGCCACGCCCACCTGAGAGACAGGAGCCCCTCAGCCAAAGCCCCGTCTCTTACCGTCACAAAGCAGCACCTGAGGTGGATTTATCCTTCAAAAACaagg TGGGTTCCTGCAATGAGTCAGACAGCGATGGCTCTGTGCCGGAGTTGGAGGAACCAGAGAGTCCGTTGCTGAgggccacagacacacag TCTCAGCTGTCTCACTCAGCGCCCCCTGGTGATGAGTCCATGAACAAAGCGAAGCAGAGCCGCAGTGAGAAGAAAGCACGGAAG GCCATGTCCAAGCTAGGGTTGAGGCAGATCCAGGGAGTCACACGCATCACCATCCGCAAGTCCAAAAACATCCTATTCGTCATCACCCGACCCGACGTCTTCAAGAGCCCCGCCTCCGACATCTACATAGTGTTTGGAGAGGCCAAG ATTGAAGACCTCTCCCAGCAGGTGCACAAGGCTGCAGCTGAGAAATTCAAGGTTCCCCTGGAGCCCTCACCCCTCATCCCTGAAAGCACCCCCAGCCTGAGCATCAAGGAGGAGagtgaggaagaagaggaggag GTTGATGAGGCTGGCCTGGAGCTCAGGGACATCGAGCTGGTCATGGCCCAGGCCAATGTGTCCAGGGGGAAGGCCGTCCGCGCTCTGCGGCACAACAAGAACGACATCGTCAACGCTATCATG gagctgaccatgtga